A DNA window from Rhineura floridana isolate rRhiFlo1 chromosome 11, rRhiFlo1.hap2, whole genome shotgun sequence contains the following coding sequences:
- the LOC133365874 gene encoding zinc finger protein with KRAB and SCAN domains 4-like isoform X1, producing the protein MRRKMTAKRNMVAQYLQCQAPLEQRVQPSVKMEKEPDPTVSDSLGISEGSVKTYRIVQVGTAGGGLRLITPQQARNERLETPQRWEIQGQELPTPDLTPVQSPAWRNLQVPELTLTEDVETYLATFEDVAEACKWPKEQWVTRLVPALNGAALQAYNNLDPRESGDYGKVKAAILREDSVSLERQRQNFRHFRYQEAEGPREVCTRLRGLCHRWLEPESRTKEQIVELLILEQFLTILPEEMQDWVQEYRPKTCIQAVTLAEHFLLKQQEGERWDQQVLGPFVLEEAVNFPENEQVPLDTRQMMLCREAKEEVHENVTSLAGEEIQTKNDGEFLIKESTKRQRSRLLPALQPDQFACQNTDGQLPVNKQEALFPCPECGKNFSRKSTLTRHRRVHTGVKPHQCTECGKRFLHKFNLVNHMRTHVREEASRCSLCGKNAKRNSGQGGQERKAGCCECTESFGLQFSAEQIMQEREEPSS; encoded by the exons ATGAGGAGAAAAATGACAGCCAAGCGGAACATGGTGGCCCAGTATCTCCAGTGTCAGGCACCGCTGGAGCAAAGAGTACAGCCTTCAGTGAAAATGGAAAAGGAGCCAGACCCAACAGTTTCTGACTCGCTGGGAATATCAGAAGGTTCCGTAAAAACCTATCGTATTGTGCAGGTTGGGACAGCTGGAGGCGGCCTAAGACTAATAACACCTCAGCAGGCCAGGAACGAACGACTGGAGACACCTCAGCGCTGGGAGATTCAGGGACAGGAATTACCGACTCCAGATCTTACGCCTGTTCAGTCACCAGCATGGAGAAACCTGCAGGTACCGGAACTCACACTGACGGAAGATGTTGAGACTTATTTGGCTACTTTTGAGGATGTGGCTGAGGCCTGTAAGTGGCCAAAGGAACAATGGGTGACCCGGCTTGTGCCTGCCCTCAATGGAGCCGCGCTCCAGGCCTACAATAATTTGGATCCCAGAGAAAGTGGGGATTATGGGAAAGTGAAGGCTGCTATCTTACGAGAGGATTCTGTCAGCCTGGAGCGGCAGCGCCAGAACTTCAGGCACTTCCGCTACCAGGAGGCCGAGGGGCCCCGTGAGGTTTGTACCCGGCTGCGGGGTCTCTGCCATCGCTGGTTAGAGCCAGAAAGCCGTACCAAGGAGCAGATTGTGGAATTGCTGATCCTAGAGCAGTTTCTGACTATCCTGCCAGAGGAAATGCAGGACTGGGTTCAGGAATATCGCCCAAAGACCTGTATTCAGGCGGTCACCCTTGCAGAGCATTTCCTGCTGAAGCAGCAAGAGGGCGAGAGATGGGATCAGCAG GTGCTGGGGCCTTTTGTCCTTGAGGAGGCTGTGAATTTCCCAGAAAATGAGCAAGTGCCATTGGACACCAGGCAGATGATGCTCTGCAGAGAGGCCAAGGAAGAGGTTCACGAAAATGTCACCTCACTGG CAGGTGAGGAGATCCAGACCAAAAATGACGGAGAGTTTCTAATAAAGGAAAGTACAAAGAGGCAAAGAAGTCGTCTCCTCCCCGCTCTGCAGCCAGACCAGTTTGCCTGCCAGAACACTGATGGGCAGCTGCCTGTGAACAAGCAAGAAGCACTTTTCCCCTGCCCTGAATGTGGGAAGAACTTCTCTCGCAAATCCACCCTCACCAGGCACCGGAGGGTGCACACAGGGGTCAAACCCCACCAGTGTACTGAATGCGGGAAAAGATTCTTGCACAAATTCAACCTGGTGAACCACATGAGAACCCACGTGCGAGAGGAAGCGAGCCGTTGTTCATTGTGTGGGAAAAACGCAAAGCGGAATTCAGGCCAGGGGGGCCAAGAGAGAAAGGCTGGGTGTTGCGAATGCACAGaaagttttgggctgcagttcaGCGCAGAGCAGATCATGCAGGAGAGAGAAGAGCCCTCCAGCTGA
- the LOC133365874 gene encoding zinc finger protein with KRAB and SCAN domains 4-like isoform X2, which yields MRRKMTAKRNMVAQYLQCQAPLEQRVQPSVKMEKEPDPTVSDSLGISEGSVKTYRIVQVGTAGGGLRLITPQQARNERLETPQRWEIQGQELPTPDLTPVQSPAWRNLQVPELTLTEDVETYLATFEDVAEACKWPKEQWVTRLVPALNGAALQAYNNLDPRESGDYGKVKAAILREDSVSLERQRQNFRHFRYQEAEGPREVCTRLRGLCHRWLEPESRTKEQIVELLILEQFLTILPEEMQDWVQEYRPKTCIQAVTLAEHFLLKQQEGERWDQQVLGPFVLEEAVNFPENEQVPLDTRQMMLCREAKEEVHENVTSLGEEIQTKNDGEFLIKESTKRQRSRLLPALQPDQFACQNTDGQLPVNKQEALFPCPECGKNFSRKSTLTRHRRVHTGVKPHQCTECGKRFLHKFNLVNHMRTHVREEASRCSLCGKNAKRNSGQGGQERKAGCCECTESFGLQFSAEQIMQEREEPSS from the exons ATGAGGAGAAAAATGACAGCCAAGCGGAACATGGTGGCCCAGTATCTCCAGTGTCAGGCACCGCTGGAGCAAAGAGTACAGCCTTCAGTGAAAATGGAAAAGGAGCCAGACCCAACAGTTTCTGACTCGCTGGGAATATCAGAAGGTTCCGTAAAAACCTATCGTATTGTGCAGGTTGGGACAGCTGGAGGCGGCCTAAGACTAATAACACCTCAGCAGGCCAGGAACGAACGACTGGAGACACCTCAGCGCTGGGAGATTCAGGGACAGGAATTACCGACTCCAGATCTTACGCCTGTTCAGTCACCAGCATGGAGAAACCTGCAGGTACCGGAACTCACACTGACGGAAGATGTTGAGACTTATTTGGCTACTTTTGAGGATGTGGCTGAGGCCTGTAAGTGGCCAAAGGAACAATGGGTGACCCGGCTTGTGCCTGCCCTCAATGGAGCCGCGCTCCAGGCCTACAATAATTTGGATCCCAGAGAAAGTGGGGATTATGGGAAAGTGAAGGCTGCTATCTTACGAGAGGATTCTGTCAGCCTGGAGCGGCAGCGCCAGAACTTCAGGCACTTCCGCTACCAGGAGGCCGAGGGGCCCCGTGAGGTTTGTACCCGGCTGCGGGGTCTCTGCCATCGCTGGTTAGAGCCAGAAAGCCGTACCAAGGAGCAGATTGTGGAATTGCTGATCCTAGAGCAGTTTCTGACTATCCTGCCAGAGGAAATGCAGGACTGGGTTCAGGAATATCGCCCAAAGACCTGTATTCAGGCGGTCACCCTTGCAGAGCATTTCCTGCTGAAGCAGCAAGAGGGCGAGAGATGGGATCAGCAG GTGCTGGGGCCTTTTGTCCTTGAGGAGGCTGTGAATTTCCCAGAAAATGAGCAAGTGCCATTGGACACCAGGCAGATGATGCTCTGCAGAGAGGCCAAGGAAGAGGTTCACGAAAATGTCACCTCACTGG GTGAGGAGATCCAGACCAAAAATGACGGAGAGTTTCTAATAAAGGAAAGTACAAAGAGGCAAAGAAGTCGTCTCCTCCCCGCTCTGCAGCCAGACCAGTTTGCCTGCCAGAACACTGATGGGCAGCTGCCTGTGAACAAGCAAGAAGCACTTTTCCCCTGCCCTGAATGTGGGAAGAACTTCTCTCGCAAATCCACCCTCACCAGGCACCGGAGGGTGCACACAGGGGTCAAACCCCACCAGTGTACTGAATGCGGGAAAAGATTCTTGCACAAATTCAACCTGGTGAACCACATGAGAACCCACGTGCGAGAGGAAGCGAGCCGTTGTTCATTGTGTGGGAAAAACGCAAAGCGGAATTCAGGCCAGGGGGGCCAAGAGAGAAAGGCTGGGTGTTGCGAATGCACAGaaagttttgggctgcagttcaGCGCAGAGCAGATCATGCAGGAGAGAGAAGAGCCCTCCAGCTGA